From the Streptomyces sp. KMM 9044 genome, one window contains:
- a CDS encoding IS3 family transposase (programmed frameshift) has protein sequence MVMKVYSPEFKADAVALYLSDPSHTCEGIGKDLGVSRETLRNRVRSHRTRAATGHGPNTGTTSTRDGSTVAKTATREDLETEPTALREQLKDARKENQKLAQERAILRKATKFFRRRDELVNRFQFIEDHHKTFPVKRLCEVLDVARSSFHKWRAAQPARAERERADASPAELIAGIHTESGGTYGSPRITAELREVHGMEIDEKKVTRVMRAFGIAGYRKRRRHVTTIPDPSMQPVPDLFRRDFTADAPNIKHMDDITCLPVGDGEFLYPATAIDGFSRRVAGSSIADHMRTEPVADPLTGGAALRGGLKDAVFHSDHGAQYASTEFAAPCGELGVTQSMGAVGTSADNAACESFPATLKREVLQDRRRWQGTEQCRGEVFRRLVRYNSLRRHSTNGQISPVAYEHSQSMDLAA, from the exons ATGGTGATGAAGGTCTATTCGCCCGAGTTCAAGGCGGATGCGGTCGCGCTGTACCTGTCGGACCCGAGCCACACGTGTGAGGGCATCGGCAAGGACCTCGGCGTCAGCCGCGAGACGCTGCGCAACCGGGTGCGCTCCCACCGCACCCGCGCCGCCACAGGCCACGGACCGAACACCGGCACCACAAGTACAAGGGATGGCAGCACGGTGGCGAAAACAGCCACGCGCGAGGACCTGGAGACCGAACCGACCGCCCTGCGCGAGCAGTTGAAGGACGCGCGCAAGGAGAACCAGAAGCTCGCCCAGGAGCGCGCCATCCTGCGAAAGGCGACGAAGT TTTTTCGCCGCCGAGATGAACTGGTGAACCGCTTCCAGTTCATTGAGGACCACCACAAGACCTTCCCGGTCAAGCGGTTGTGCGAGGTGCTGGACGTCGCCCGCTCCAGCTTCCACAAGTGGCGGGCCGCCCAGCCGGCCCGCGCCGAGCGGGAGCGCGCGGACGCCTCTCCGGCCGAGCTGATCGCCGGCATCCACACGGAGTCGGGCGGTACCTACGGCTCGCCCAGGATCACCGCCGAGCTGCGCGAGGTGCACGGAATGGAGATCGACGAGAAGAAGGTGACGCGGGTGATGCGCGCCTTCGGCATCGCCGGATACCGCAAGAGGCGCCGGCACGTCACCACCATCCCGGACCCCTCGATGCAGCCGGTCCCGGACCTGTTCCGGCGGGACTTCACCGCGGATGCGCCGAACATCAAGCACATGGACGACATCACCTGCCTGCCGGTGGGTGACGGAGAGTTCCTGTATCCGGCGACGGCGATCGACGGCTTCAGCCGCCGGGTGGCCGGCTCGTCGATCGCCGACCACATGCGCACCGAGCCGGTCGCCGACCCCCTCACGGGGGGCGCGGCGCTGCGCGGCGGCCTGAAAGATGCCGTCTTCCACTCCGATCACGGAGCGCAGTACGCCTCGACCGAATTCGCCGCTCCGTGCGGCGAGTTGGGCGTCACCCAGTCGATGGGTGCGGTGGGCACCTCGGCGGACAACGCGGCGTGCGAGTCCTTCCCTGCCACCCTCAAACGGGAGGTGCTCCAGGACCGGCGCCGCTGGCAGGGCACGGAGCAGTGCCGCGGCGAGGTGTTCCGCCGGCTGGTGCGATACAACTCACTTCGCCGGCACTCGACCAACGGCCAGATCAGCCCCGTGGCCTACGAACATTCACAAAGTATGGACCTTGCCGCATAA
- a CDS encoding GTP-binding protein: MDSNPSSAETAQGSIYVSSAVTNAAKILVVGHFAVGKTTLIGSLSEITPLRTEEKMTQASVHVDDLRGVTGKTTTTVALDFGRLTLSEDLVLYLFGTPGQQRFMQLWEDMARGALGALLLVDPARLEETFPVIDLVEGYGLEYAIAVNTFNPSDTYGEAEVREALDLLPDTPVVYCDARDQRSSAQALIALVRHLLERAA; this comes from the coding sequence ATGGACTCCAATCCCTCATCAGCTGAGACGGCCCAGGGCTCCATCTACGTCTCCAGCGCGGTGACCAACGCCGCCAAGATCCTCGTCGTCGGGCATTTCGCCGTGGGCAAGACGACACTCATCGGTTCTCTGTCGGAGATCACTCCGCTGCGCACCGAGGAGAAGATGACCCAGGCCTCCGTGCACGTCGACGACCTGCGGGGCGTGACGGGCAAGACCACTACCACGGTCGCCCTGGACTTCGGCCGTCTCACGCTGAGCGAAGACCTGGTGCTGTACCTCTTCGGCACACCGGGACAGCAGCGCTTCATGCAGCTGTGGGAGGACATGGCCCGCGGTGCGCTGGGAGCTCTGCTGCTGGTCGACCCCGCGCGGCTGGAGGAGACGTTCCCCGTCATCGACCTCGTCGAGGGGTACGGCCTGGAGTACGCCATCGCCGTCAACACCTTCAACCCGTCCGACACCTACGGCGAGGCGGAGGTGCGTGAGGCGCTCGACCTGCTCCCGGACACCCCTGTCGTCTACTGCGACGCCCGCGACCAGCGGTCCTCCGCGCAGGCACTGATCGCGCTCGTCCGGCATCTGCTCGAGCGTGCGGCCTGA
- a CDS encoding cytochrome P450, with protein sequence MHDATFAADPQALYDRLRAHAPAGPVELAPGADATLVVGHEMALRVLQNTELFARDARRWKALNEGRIGMDNPVLPMMAYRPNCLFTDGAVHLRLRKAVTDSLSRLNLTRVRRDVEPIADYLLDQFSERGRADLLNDYAKLLPLLLFNKLFGCPADIGDTLTAAMSAIFDGKDALRANEDLNACLMELIALKRRQPDDDVTSWLIQHPAGLTDEELKDQLVVLMGAGVEPERNLIGNALLLLLSGEGGRQSGMMIEEALDHVLWNETPIANYATHYPVQDVDLGGHVVEANTPVVISFAGANSDPALAEARRTHSKGAHLAWGAGPHACPAKDPATVIATTAIERLLNALPDLALAVPREELQWRPGPFHRALVALPATFGPSPATRMAAALQSRASLPGAEQPLAVAPSAPARQESGRKKGFWSSFLDVFRV encoded by the coding sequence ATGCACGACGCCACGTTCGCCGCCGATCCGCAGGCGCTCTACGACCGGTTGCGGGCTCACGCTCCGGCCGGTCCGGTCGAGCTCGCCCCCGGCGCGGACGCCACGCTGGTCGTGGGGCACGAGATGGCGCTGCGCGTCCTGCAGAACACCGAGCTCTTCGCCCGCGACGCCCGCCGCTGGAAGGCGCTGAACGAGGGACGCATCGGGATGGACAACCCGGTGCTGCCGATGATGGCGTACCGGCCGAACTGCCTGTTCACCGACGGGGCGGTGCACCTGCGGCTGCGCAAGGCGGTCACCGACAGCCTGTCCCGGCTCAACCTCACCCGGGTCCGCCGCGACGTGGAGCCGATCGCCGACTACCTGCTCGACCAGTTCAGCGAGCGGGGTCGTGCCGACCTGCTCAACGACTACGCCAAGCTGCTGCCGCTGCTGCTGTTCAACAAGCTGTTCGGCTGCCCCGCGGACATCGGTGACACCCTCACCGCCGCGATGTCGGCGATCTTCGACGGCAAGGACGCCCTGCGCGCCAACGAGGACCTCAACGCCTGCCTCATGGAGCTGATCGCCCTCAAGCGGCGCCAGCCGGATGACGACGTCACCTCGTGGCTGATCCAGCACCCGGCCGGGCTGACCGACGAGGAACTCAAGGACCAGTTGGTGGTGCTGATGGGCGCCGGAGTGGAACCCGAGCGCAATCTGATCGGCAACGCCCTGTTGCTGCTGCTGTCCGGCGAGGGCGGCCGGCAGAGCGGCATGATGATCGAGGAGGCCCTCGATCATGTGCTGTGGAACGAGACGCCCATCGCCAATTACGCGACCCACTACCCGGTCCAGGACGTCGACCTGGGCGGCCATGTGGTGGAGGCCAACACCCCGGTCGTCATCTCCTTCGCGGGTGCCAACAGCGACCCCGCGCTCGCCGAGGCCCGCCGCACGCACAGCAAGGGCGCACACCTGGCGTGGGGGGCAGGACCGCACGCATGCCCCGCCAAGGACCCGGCGACGGTGATCGCGACCACCGCGATCGAGCGGCTGCTCAACGCACTGCCCGACCTGGCGCTGGCCGTACCGCGGGAGGAACTGCAGTGGCGGCCGGGACCGTTCCACCGGGCCCTGGTGGCGCTGCCCGCGACCTTCGGCCCGTCACCGGCCACCCGCATGGCGGCGGCCCTGCAGAGCCGTGCCTCGCTGCCCGGTGCGGAGCAGCCCCTGGCCGTGGCGCCGTCCGCCCCGGCCCGGCAGGAGTCGGGACGGAAGAAGGGGTTCTGGAGCAGCTTCCTCGACGTCTTCCGTGTCTGA
- a CDS encoding DUF742 domain-containing protein produces the protein MTAPGEEESVSSDFVRSYVITGGRSLPSSDDLALHTLVTLAPERTPPLGAGPEVTAIWDLCSGGYLSVAEVAGHLGLPVGVARLLLTDLFEQGHLLHRAEPPRAQNVDRATLEKVLHGLQSLIS, from the coding sequence ATGACGGCTCCCGGCGAGGAGGAGTCCGTCTCCAGCGACTTCGTCCGCTCCTACGTCATCACCGGTGGCCGGAGCCTGCCGTCCTCGGACGATCTTGCACTGCACACCCTCGTCACGCTGGCTCCCGAGCGGACTCCTCCGCTCGGGGCCGGGCCCGAAGTGACGGCGATCTGGGACCTGTGCTCGGGGGGCTACCTGTCGGTGGCCGAGGTGGCCGGTCACCTCGGGCTGCCGGTCGGGGTGGCCCGCCTGCTGCTGACCGACCTGTTCGAGCAGGGGCACCTGCTCCACCGCGCCGAGCCGCCCCGAGCCCAGAACGTTGACAGAGCGACCCTCGAGAAGGTTCTGCATGGACTCCAATCCCTCATCAGCTGA
- a CDS encoding ATP-binding protein: MTSLIRDPLLWILLVVLIAASFAVMRARRTNLALRRTRKDLEASLGQTQGQLAQQQGQITALNARHQGDLADVRADAESSTKAVLKSAMGTLQSLAEEQQLLLDELLKKYGNDTEVLADLMSVDHTGSQFSRRAKGISVLCGGWLGRRDGAATVYDVARSAQGRIKDFDRVGIHAQASVSVSTKAVEPVAVVLAELLDNATTYSAPGTPVEVNIQAVPTGVCFIVDDAGLGMDQETKDRAAALLSPEGAVDITGLGDPPRFGFAVCGMLAARYGFAVSVGSVSPYGGVRAVIRVPESLLAAEAPAPAVPTQETSGEEAAPQRLAPVPVGPSHVVGKTNGGLPKRRRRQGPISVVPSPDATVTTDEPTSEQASGVTASRLGAFARGTQLGRITNTMEGPDQQ; this comes from the coding sequence ATGACGTCATTGATCCGGGATCCACTGTTGTGGATCTTGCTGGTAGTGCTCATCGCTGCGTCGTTCGCAGTGATGAGGGCGCGGAGAACCAATCTGGCTCTCCGCAGAACGAGGAAGGACCTGGAAGCAAGCCTGGGGCAGACCCAGGGTCAGCTCGCCCAGCAGCAGGGGCAGATCACCGCGCTCAACGCGCGGCACCAGGGCGACCTCGCCGACGTCCGTGCGGATGCCGAGTCGTCGACCAAGGCCGTACTGAAGTCGGCGATGGGAACGCTGCAGTCCCTCGCCGAGGAGCAGCAGCTGCTGCTCGACGAACTGCTGAAGAAGTACGGCAACGACACCGAGGTCCTCGCCGACCTGATGTCGGTGGACCACACCGGCAGCCAGTTCAGCCGACGGGCCAAGGGCATCTCCGTACTGTGCGGCGGATGGCTGGGCCGGCGTGACGGCGCGGCGACCGTGTACGACGTGGCGCGCAGCGCCCAGGGACGGATCAAGGACTTCGACCGGGTCGGCATCCATGCCCAGGCCAGTGTCTCCGTCTCCACGAAGGCCGTCGAACCGGTGGCCGTCGTACTGGCCGAGCTGCTGGACAATGCGACCACCTACAGTGCTCCGGGCACGCCGGTCGAGGTCAACATCCAGGCCGTCCCGACGGGTGTGTGCTTCATCGTCGACGATGCCGGACTGGGCATGGACCAGGAGACCAAGGACCGGGCGGCGGCGTTGCTGTCCCCCGAGGGTGCGGTCGACATCACGGGGCTGGGCGATCCGCCCCGGTTCGGGTTCGCGGTGTGCGGCATGCTCGCGGCGCGGTACGGCTTCGCCGTCTCCGTAGGCTCGGTGTCCCCCTACGGCGGAGTGCGTGCAGTGATCCGTGTGCCGGAAAGTCTCCTTGCCGCCGAAGCGCCCGCACCTGCCGTGCCCACCCAGGAGACCTCCGGGGAGGAGGCCGCCCCGCAGCGGCTCGCTCCCGTGCCGGTGGGTCCCTCCCATGTGGTGGGCAAGACCAACGGAGGACTTCCCAAGCGGCGCCGACGGCAGGGCCCCATCTCGGTGGTGCCCTCGCCGGACGCCACGGTCACTACCGACGAGCCCACGTCCGAGCAGGCCAGCGGGGTGACCGCGTCGCGCCTCGGCGCGTTCGCCCGCGGCACCCAGCTCGGTCGGATCACGAACACCATGGAAGGACCTGATCAGCAGTGA
- a CDS encoding roadblock/LC7 domain-containing protein, whose amino-acid sequence MNTDLSWVLNDVLEVRGARHAVLVSGDGLLLQRSDDISRDDAETNAAAMSSMQSLSRAVSGFVGSGKGVWKQTLLEYDGGWIFLSAAGQGAYLAVSAAPDVDMEAVSFRMQKTVVALSKAMSVAPRSDHGGGS is encoded by the coding sequence GTGAACACCGACCTGTCGTGGGTGCTGAACGACGTGCTCGAGGTGCGCGGTGCCCGTCACGCCGTCCTCGTCTCGGGTGACGGCCTGCTGCTGCAGCGTTCGGACGACATCTCGCGCGACGACGCGGAGACGAACGCTGCGGCGATGAGTTCCATGCAGTCGCTCAGCCGCGCGGTCTCCGGCTTCGTCGGTTCGGGCAAGGGTGTCTGGAAGCAGACACTGCTCGAGTACGACGGCGGCTGGATCTTCCTGAGCGCCGCCGGGCAGGGCGCCTACCTGGCCGTCTCGGCGGCTCCCGACGTGGACATGGAAGCCGTGTCGTTCCGTATGCAGAAGACGGTGGTGGCGCTCAGCAAGGCGATGAGCGTCGCACCACGCTCGGACCACGGTGGCGGCTCATGA
- a CDS encoding RidA family protein → MAITLINPEGLPEIDVYRQVAIASGSRMVFIAGQVSWDAVGVTVGADDLAAQVEQCYLNVATALAAAGATFADAAKLTAYVVDWTPDKMAQFMEGATRAAQKLGTTPAAPATLVGVQALDIPDHLVEIEAVAVLD, encoded by the coding sequence ATGGCCATCACCCTGATCAACCCCGAAGGGCTTCCGGAGATCGACGTCTACCGGCAGGTGGCGATCGCGTCCGGTTCCAGGATGGTCTTCATCGCCGGGCAGGTCTCCTGGGACGCCGTCGGCGTCACCGTCGGCGCGGACGATCTCGCCGCCCAGGTCGAGCAGTGCTACCTCAACGTCGCCACCGCCCTGGCCGCGGCCGGCGCCACGTTCGCCGACGCCGCGAAACTGACCGCCTACGTAGTCGACTGGACGCCCGACAAGATGGCGCAGTTCATGGAGGGCGCCACCCGCGCGGCACAGAAGCTGGGAACCACCCCGGCGGCGCCGGCCACGCTGGTGGGTGTACAGGCACTGGACATCCCCGACCACCTGGTCGAGATCGAGGCCGTCGCGGTCCTGGACTGA